The Micromonospora sp. M71_S20 genome window below encodes:
- a CDS encoding ABC transporter substrate-binding protein — protein MRRLTRTVAAAALATALALVSGCSGDSDSGADAKGGSGGALEKVTYLTSFGNFGRDSYAWVAKEKGFFKEAGFDVDIKPGQGTNAVIATIVGGQAQFGPIDLTGGLLQLGGGQVKDFVAVAAIQQRTMAAIATVEGKGIASPKDLEGKKLADTNGSVVRNLFPTYARMAGVDASKVQWVPGEAQALMGMLGNGTVDGIGQFVVGQPTIETVTKQKAVMLPYSNVMQDLYGNVLITSTKIAKEKPEMVKRFTGALMKGLEYALTNPQEAGELLKKNVDAANPAAAAAELQLMAGYVRSSNSGTQLGTLDSGRVAKSIAILQGAGALKQNITPDQIIDFSLAPKA, from the coding sequence ATGAGAAGGCTGACCCGTACGGTCGCTGCCGCTGCGCTGGCCACCGCCCTCGCCCTGGTCTCCGGGTGCAGCGGCGACTCGGACTCCGGCGCCGACGCCAAGGGCGGCAGCGGCGGGGCGCTGGAGAAGGTGACCTACCTCACCTCGTTCGGCAACTTCGGCCGTGACTCCTACGCCTGGGTCGCGAAGGAGAAGGGCTTCTTCAAGGAGGCCGGGTTCGACGTCGACATCAAGCCGGGGCAGGGCACCAACGCCGTGATCGCGACAATCGTCGGCGGCCAGGCCCAGTTCGGCCCGATCGACCTCACCGGCGGTCTGCTTCAGCTCGGCGGCGGCCAGGTCAAGGACTTCGTCGCGGTCGCGGCGATCCAGCAGCGCACCATGGCCGCCATCGCCACGGTCGAGGGCAAGGGCATCGCGTCGCCGAAGGACCTGGAGGGCAAGAAGCTCGCCGACACCAACGGATCCGTCGTCCGCAACCTCTTCCCGACGTACGCCCGGATGGCCGGCGTGGACGCCAGCAAGGTGCAGTGGGTGCCCGGCGAGGCGCAGGCACTGATGGGCATGCTCGGCAACGGCACGGTGGACGGCATCGGCCAGTTCGTCGTCGGCCAGCCCACCATCGAGACGGTGACCAAGCAGAAGGCCGTCATGCTGCCGTACAGCAACGTGATGCAGGACCTTTACGGCAACGTGCTGATCACCTCCACCAAGATTGCCAAAGAGAAGCCGGAGATGGTCAAGCGGTTCACCGGGGCCCTGATGAAGGGCCTGGAGTACGCGCTGACCAACCCGCAGGAGGCGGGCGAGCTGCTGAAGAAGAACGTCGACGCCGCCAACCCCGCCGCGGCCGCCGCCGAGCTCCAGCTCATGGCCGGCTACGTGCGCTCCAGCAACTCCGGCACCCAGCTCGGCACGCTGGACAGCGGCCGGGTCGCCAAGAGCATCGCGATCCTCCAGGGCGCCGGCGCGCTCAAGCAGAACATCACCCCCGACCAGATCATCGACTTCAGCCTCGCGCCGAAGGCCTGA
- a CDS encoding LLM class F420-dependent oxidoreductase: MRVTVFTEPHRGASYDDQLRFARLAEDGGFEGFLRADHYQAMGDEAALPGPTDAWLTLAALARETSRIRLGTLVTSATFRLPGPLAVMVAQVDQMSGGRVELGIGAGWYEREHVSYGIPFPGVGERFDRLAEQLEIITGLWRTPPGETYSFTGDHYRLLDAPALPKPVQVPGPPVIVGGRGPKRTPELAARYADEFNMPFKTVAETAAAYERVREACDRAGRAESGRAPLTLSAGIVVAIGRTDAEAHRRAAPLHVKSALPPEDPVVGSPAQLVDRIGEFAAIGATRVHLRLIDFADLDHLELIAAEVLPRLDGTR; encoded by the coding sequence ATGCGGGTCACCGTCTTCACGGAGCCGCACCGGGGCGCCAGCTACGACGACCAGCTCCGCTTCGCCCGGCTGGCCGAGGACGGCGGCTTCGAGGGCTTCCTCCGCGCCGACCACTACCAGGCGATGGGGGACGAGGCCGCGCTGCCCGGCCCGACCGACGCCTGGCTGACGCTGGCCGCGCTGGCCCGGGAGACCAGCAGGATCCGGCTCGGCACCCTGGTCACCTCCGCCACCTTCCGGCTGCCCGGCCCGCTGGCCGTCATGGTGGCCCAGGTGGACCAGATGAGCGGCGGCCGGGTCGAGCTCGGCATCGGCGCCGGCTGGTACGAGCGCGAGCACGTCTCCTACGGCATCCCGTTCCCCGGCGTCGGCGAGCGCTTCGACCGGCTGGCCGAGCAGCTGGAGATCATCACCGGGCTGTGGCGGACGCCGCCGGGCGAGACGTACAGCTTCACCGGCGACCACTACCGGCTGCTGGACGCCCCCGCGCTGCCGAAGCCGGTGCAGGTGCCCGGCCCCCCGGTCATCGTCGGCGGCCGCGGCCCGAAGCGCACCCCCGAACTCGCCGCCCGGTACGCCGACGAGTTCAACATGCCGTTCAAGACCGTCGCGGAGACCGCCGCCGCGTACGAGCGGGTGCGGGAGGCCTGTGACCGGGCCGGCCGGGCCGAGTCGGGACGCGCCCCGCTCACCCTCTCCGCCGGGATCGTGGTGGCGATCGGTCGCACCGACGCCGAGGCGCACCGCCGCGCCGCACCGCTGCACGTCAAGAGCGCACTGCCGCCGGAGGACCCGGTGGTCGGCTCGCCCGCGCAGCTCGTCGACCGGATCGGCGAGTTCGCCGCGATCGGCGCCACCCGGGTGCACCTGCGACTGATCGACTTCGCCGACCTCGACCATCTGGAGCTCATCGCCGCCGAGGTGCTCCCCCGACTGGACGGAACCCGATGA
- a CDS encoding ABC transporter ATP-binding protein — protein MIQLSGVSRTFDGRSGRVEALRGIDLDVAAGEFVAVLGRSGCGKSTLLRLIAGLLPVSEGRITVAGTPITKPRRDIAMLFQRPALLPWRTVLDNVLLPVEMFGWKRAKHRDRARQLLDLAGLGGFEKRLPHELSGGMQQRVSLCRSLIGEPRVMLMDEPFSALDALTREELSGELQRVHMTSGATVVFVTHSIDEAVLLADRVVVLSPRPGRIRKVVDVNIPRPRTLGRNAHLADVARVSADLHELLMERDLPATAGAEGR, from the coding sequence ATGATCCAGCTTTCCGGGGTGTCCCGCACCTTCGACGGCCGCAGCGGCCGCGTCGAGGCGCTGCGCGGCATCGACCTCGACGTGGCGGCGGGTGAGTTCGTCGCCGTACTCGGCCGCTCCGGTTGCGGCAAGTCCACGCTGCTGCGCCTGATCGCCGGCCTGCTCCCCGTGAGCGAGGGCAGGATCACCGTGGCCGGTACGCCGATCACCAAGCCGCGCCGGGACATCGCGATGCTGTTCCAGCGGCCCGCCCTGCTCCCCTGGCGTACGGTCCTGGACAACGTCCTGCTCCCGGTGGAGATGTTCGGCTGGAAGCGGGCCAAGCACCGCGACCGGGCCCGGCAACTGCTGGACCTCGCCGGACTGGGCGGCTTCGAGAAGCGGCTGCCGCACGAACTCTCCGGCGGCATGCAGCAGCGGGTCTCGCTGTGCCGGTCGCTGATCGGTGAGCCCCGGGTGATGCTGATGGACGAGCCGTTCTCCGCGCTCGACGCGCTCACCCGCGAGGAGCTCTCCGGCGAGCTGCAACGCGTGCACATGACGTCCGGGGCCACCGTCGTCTTCGTCACCCACTCGATCGACGAGGCGGTGCTGCTGGCCGACCGGGTGGTCGTCCTCAGCCCCCGCCCCGGCCGGATCCGCAAGGTGGTCGACGTCAACATCCCGCGACCGCGCACCCTCGGCCGCAACGCGCACCTGGCGGACGTCGCCCGGGTCAGCGCCGACCTGCACGAACTCCTCATGGAGCGGGACCTGCCGGCGACAGCCGGCGCGGAGGGACGATGA
- a CDS encoding cupin: MTDAHLELGPVGQEIVYENDRVRVWHIRLEPGERQPLHRHDHPYLVVAIQGAKNVVQTIDGTLIDADEPTGGVVYRDPGAVHMLTNVGDTTYLARLVELK, encoded by the coding sequence ATGACCGACGCGCACCTCGAACTCGGCCCGGTGGGCCAGGAGATCGTGTACGAGAACGACCGGGTCCGGGTCTGGCACATCCGCCTGGAGCCGGGCGAGCGGCAGCCGCTGCACCGGCACGACCACCCGTACCTCGTGGTGGCGATCCAGGGGGCGAAGAACGTCGTACAGACGATCGACGGCACCCTCATCGACGCCGACGAGCCGACCGGCGGGGTGGTCTACCGGGACCCGGGGGCCGTGCACATGCTGACCAACGTGGGCGACACGACGTACCTGGCCCGGCTGGTCGAACTGAAGTAA